In the ANME-2 cluster archaeon genome, one interval contains:
- a CDS encoding bifunctional (p)ppGpp synthetase/guanosine-3',5'-bis(diphosphate) 3'-pyrophosphohydrolase: MKNNAPNHVVIAGLLHDVVEDGDYTLSDIRDEFGDEVAALVDGASEPEELINAEGGKSKTWPERKAHTIDFIKNADRNMKLLSCADKLANIRDIIRDYDRLGDGVWDIFNASKDSVAWYYISMLDAFGNGDEGIRDMPAFKEFEKCVGEMFGYVKV; this comes from the coding sequence ATGAAGAATAATGCCCCCAACCACGTGGTTATTGCGGGATTGCTGCATGATGTTGTAGAAGATGGGGATTACACACTGTCCGATATCAGAGATGAGTTCGGTGATGAGGTGGCGGCCCTGGTAGATGGGGCTTCCGAGCCGGAAGAACTGATAAATGCGGAGGGGGGCAAAAGTAAGACCTGGCCTGAGCGCAAGGCACATACCATCGACTTTATCAAAAATGCAGACCGGAACATGAAGCTGCTCTCCTGTGCCGACAAATTGGCCAATATACGGGACATCATCAGGGATTATGATAGGCTGGGGGATGGTGTGTGGGATATCTTCAATGCCTCAAAGGACTCGGTTGCATGGTATTACATATCTATGTTGGATGCTTTTGGTAATGGGGATGAGGGGATTCGTGATATGCCTGCGTTTAAGGAGTTCGAGAAATGTGTCGGTGAGATGTTTGGGTATGTAAAAGTATGA